From the genome of Sulfurovum sp. NBC37-1, one region includes:
- a CDS encoding efflux RND transporter periplasmic adaptor subunit: protein MLRLQKITLFLLLLGSFVHAGSISLTGTVVSDGQKMIGSRYMGYVKKVYVKLGDKVKREDDLYEMESAEFDIMKTQANLMLEQSQIALEYWKDRLRVINKKKENVKKKYGMTGFGMDDLEGQIETVKAMLESTKIMVKHAAEQVKQMAVVFNYLKMKAPADGVVVQKNIKVGDMLMPGMLAIMIVDTEHLEIDVSLSEGIIGRVHEGQRIAVEIPSIQYKTVGKIKAIIPDANPMTHKIKMRVSFDKDDRNIFPGMYAKVIIPENK from the coding sequence ATGTTAAGACTACAAAAAATTACCCTTTTTCTGCTCCTTTTGGGAAGTTTTGTACATGCCGGCAGTATTTCACTGACAGGGACAGTGGTTTCCGACGGACAGAAAATGATCGGAAGCCGCTATATGGGCTACGTGAAAAAAGTTTATGTCAAACTGGGTGACAAGGTCAAGCGTGAAGATGATCTCTATGAGATGGAGTCAGCTGAATTCGACATTATGAAAACGCAGGCCAACTTGATGCTTGAGCAGTCACAGATAGCGTTGGAATATTGGAAAGACCGTCTGCGTGTGATCAATAAAAAGAAAGAGAACGTCAAAAAGAAGTATGGTATGACCGGGTTTGGTATGGATGATCTTGAAGGACAGATTGAGACCGTCAAAGCGATGCTTGAATCGACCAAGATCATGGTCAAACATGCTGCAGAACAGGTCAAACAGATGGCAGTGGTCTTCAATTATCTCAAGATGAAAGCTCCGGCAGACGGTGTCGTGGTACAAAAAAATATCAAAGTAGGTGATATGCTTATGCCCGGCATGTTGGCTATTATGATTGTCGATACAGAGCATCTTGAGATCGATGTTTCACTCTCAGAAGGGATTATAGGGAGAGTTCACGAGGGACAACGTATTGCAGTAGAGATACCATCTATACAGTATAAAACTGTAGGTAAGATCAAAGCGATTATTCCCGATGCCAACCCTATGACCCATAAGATCAAAATGCGTGTTTCATTTGATAAAGATGACAGAAATATCTTCCCGGGTATGTATGCAAAAGTGATCATTCCTGAAAACAAATAG
- the dnaE gene encoding DNA polymerase III subunit alpha has translation MSEEPKLKPQFTHLHLHTEYSLLDGANKIKALAKKVKELGMTSVAMTDHGNMFGTIDFYNTMRKEGIKPIIGMEAYVHNQPELGDKSVRQRFHLCLYAKNEAGYKNLMFLSSKAYIEGFYYYPRINWNLLKEHAEGLVCSSACLQGEVNWHLNLSERNLKFGAKGYEEAKRIALKYKEVFGDDFYLELMRHGIGDQHRIDKQILQLSQETGIKIVATNDTHYTNPQDADAHEAFMCIAMNKLYDDPNRLRHSVHEFYVKSPEQMAELFADIPEALEATQEIVDKCNLEIKLGNPTPPNFKFAREKAKEIGLKLPEPEVEYSLENDKILFIEESKRGLVERLKIVPEEKHQEYWDRLQVEIDIINNMKFPGYMLIVWEFVDAAKRMGIPVGPGRGSAAGSLVAYALRITDIDPMPYGLLFERFLNPERISMPDIDMDFCQARRQEILDYVVEKYGRVNVAQIITFGKLLAKGVIRDVARVLDMPYSKADAMAKLIPDELGIDLKASYEKEPKIKELLESDPQAKRTWEYALALEGLNRNAGTHAAGVVISNEALWQKTPLFKPSGLDTLATQYSGKYVEDVDLIKFDFLGLKTLTVIEEALQLVEKRHGKRINFVEENIEDPKVYDYISTGETLGLFQIESAGMQDLAKKLKPSSFEDIIAMLALYRPGPMESGMLDDFVERKHGRAEITYAFPELEPILKPTYGVIVYQEQVMQIVQTIGGFSLGGADLVRRAMGKKIKEEMDKLKDEFAEGAAEKGFDRAKAADLFDLIVKFAGYGFNKSHSAAYAMVTFYTSYLKYYYPTEFMAAILTLEKNNTDKVVKYVDELKQMGIKLLPPDINRSGLVFEATNIDGDEVVMFGMGAIKGAGDIAITSMLEAREEGAFRDFSDFVSRIDSSKVNKKVIESLIKAGALDSFGYSRKAMLSQIEDIIDTAKKAGEARKMAVGSLFGEGEEMTSVTLELSHMEEFEPMEILEMEKESLGFYVSGHPLDKYRETLESINYTLSSEIDDLADGSQALFIGKIESITEKISKKGNKFGIANIMDLHGNIELMLFENRLKELDEGFDTTKPIAFKVKISKDGDFTRMNIIKIESLKDAKKEKVKVKKEEKHTPEPEQPPLILALNLMPDAKTVEDLMCLVERYPGKRPLELRIKSKLADVIIESKWKVSEMILGEAKELGVYLEESLSVE, from the coding sequence ATGTCAGAAGAACCGAAATTAAAACCGCAGTTTACACACCTCCATCTTCATACGGAATATTCACTGCTTGATGGCGCCAACAAGATCAAAGCCCTGGCCAAAAAGGTCAAAGAGTTGGGAATGACGTCGGTAGCGATGACCGACCACGGCAATATGTTCGGTACTATCGATTTCTACAATACCATGCGCAAAGAAGGTATCAAGCCGATCATCGGGATGGAAGCCTATGTACACAATCAGCCTGAACTAGGAGACAAGTCGGTTCGACAGCGTTTCCACCTCTGTTTGTATGCAAAAAATGAAGCAGGGTACAAGAATTTGATGTTCCTCTCTTCCAAAGCCTACATTGAAGGATTTTACTACTATCCGCGTATCAACTGGAACCTGCTCAAAGAGCATGCGGAAGGGCTTGTCTGCTCGTCTGCCTGTCTTCAGGGGGAAGTGAACTGGCATCTCAACCTTTCCGAGCGCAATCTCAAGTTCGGTGCCAAAGGGTACGAGGAGGCCAAACGTATTGCCCTGAAATACAAAGAGGTTTTCGGGGATGATTTCTACCTTGAACTGATGCGTCATGGCATCGGGGATCAGCACCGTATAGACAAGCAGATCCTTCAACTCTCGCAGGAGACGGGTATCAAGATCGTCGCTACGAACGATACCCACTACACCAATCCTCAGGATGCGGACGCGCATGAGGCATTTATGTGTATTGCGATGAACAAGCTCTATGACGATCCCAATCGTCTGCGCCACTCTGTACATGAGTTCTATGTGAAATCCCCCGAGCAGATGGCCGAACTTTTCGCCGATATTCCCGAAGCACTTGAAGCAACGCAGGAGATCGTGGACAAGTGCAACCTTGAGATCAAACTGGGAAATCCGACACCGCCGAATTTCAAGTTTGCCAGAGAAAAAGCGAAAGAGATCGGACTCAAACTGCCTGAACCCGAGGTGGAGTATTCACTTGAAAACGACAAAATCCTCTTTATAGAAGAATCTAAAAGAGGTTTGGTCGAACGTCTAAAGATTGTTCCCGAGGAGAAGCACCAGGAGTACTGGGATCGCCTACAGGTAGAGATAGACATTATTAACAATATGAAGTTCCCGGGTTATATGCTGATCGTATGGGAATTTGTCGATGCTGCCAAACGTATGGGGATCCCGGTAGGTCCTGGTCGTGGATCGGCAGCAGGATCGCTGGTGGCTTATGCCCTTCGTATTACCGATATCGACCCCATGCCTTACGGCTTGCTCTTTGAGCGATTTTTGAACCCGGAACGTATCTCCATGCCGGATATCGATATGGACTTCTGTCAGGCGCGTCGTCAGGAGATACTCGACTATGTGGTAGAAAAGTACGGTCGTGTGAACGTGGCGCAGATTATCACCTTTGGTAAACTGCTTGCCAAAGGGGTTATCCGTGATGTTGCGCGTGTGCTTGACATGCCGTACTCCAAAGCGGATGCGATGGCAAAACTGATCCCTGATGAACTGGGGATCGACCTGAAGGCGTCGTATGAAAAAGAACCCAAGATCAAGGAATTGCTGGAGAGCGATCCCCAGGCCAAACGTACCTGGGAGTATGCACTCGCACTCGAAGGGCTGAATCGGAATGCAGGTACCCATGCTGCCGGTGTTGTTATCTCGAACGAAGCGCTCTGGCAGAAGACACCGCTTTTCAAGCCTTCGGGGCTTGATACGCTGGCAACACAGTATTCGGGGAAATATGTGGAAGATGTCGACCTGATCAAGTTTGACTTTTTGGGGCTCAAAACACTCACCGTGATCGAAGAAGCACTGCAACTGGTTGAGAAAAGGCACGGAAAGCGTATCAACTTTGTTGAAGAGAACATCGAGGATCCCAAAGTGTATGATTACATTTCAACGGGTGAGACGCTTGGCCTCTTCCAGATCGAATCGGCCGGAATGCAGGATTTGGCGAAAAAACTGAAACCGTCCAGCTTCGAAGATATCATTGCGATGCTTGCACTCTACCGTCCCGGGCCGATGGAGTCGGGAATGCTCGATGACTTCGTCGAACGTAAACACGGCCGGGCAGAGATTACCTATGCCTTCCCAGAACTTGAACCTATTCTCAAGCCGACCTACGGGGTCATCGTCTATCAGGAACAGGTTATGCAGATCGTGCAGACCATCGGCGGTTTCTCACTCGGTGGTGCTGACCTCGTGCGACGGGCAATGGGTAAGAAGATCAAGGAAGAGATGGATAAACTTAAAGACGAGTTTGCTGAGGGTGCTGCCGAGAAAGGATTTGATAGAGCCAAAGCGGCGGATCTTTTCGACCTTATCGTGAAATTCGCCGGTTACGGTTTTAACAAATCACACTCGGCTGCCTATGCGATGGTTACCTTCTATACTTCCTATCTGAAGTATTATTATCCTACAGAGTTCATGGCTGCGATCCTGACTCTGGAAAAGAACAATACCGACAAAGTCGTTAAGTATGTAGATGAACTGAAACAGATGGGCATCAAACTGCTTCCGCCAGATATCAACAGGTCCGGACTGGTCTTTGAAGCGACGAATATCGATGGTGATGAGGTTGTCATGTTCGGTATGGGTGCGATCAAAGGTGCAGGGGACATTGCGATCACTTCCATGCTGGAAGCCAGGGAAGAGGGAGCGTTCAGGGATTTCTCAGACTTCGTTTCACGTATCGATTCGAGCAAAGTGAATAAAAAGGTCATAGAATCGCTCATTAAAGCAGGGGCGCTGGACAGTTTCGGTTACAGTCGTAAAGCAATGCTTTCCCAGATAGAAGATATCATCGATACGGCCAAAAAAGCTGGAGAAGCCAGGAAAATGGCTGTTGGCTCCCTTTTTGGTGAAGGGGAGGAAATGACTTCTGTTACCCTTGAACTCTCCCATATGGAAGAATTTGAACCTATGGAGATCCTTGAGATGGAGAAGGAGTCACTGGGCTTTTATGTCTCCGGTCACCCGCTTGACAAGTACCGTGAAACGCTGGAGAGTATCAACTATACACTCAGTTCCGAGATCGATGATCTGGCAGACGGTTCACAGGCCCTTTTCATTGGAAAAATAGAAAGCATTACCGAGAAGATATCGAAGAAAGGGAACAAGTTCGGAATCGCGAACATTATGGACCTGCATGGGAACATTGAACTGATGCTTTTTGAGAACCGTCTCAAAGAGCTCGATGAAGGTTTCGATACGACCAAGCCGATCGCTTTCAAAGTCAAGATCAGTAAAGATGGTGATTTTACCCGTATGAATATCATCAAGATCGAATCGCTCAAAGATGCCAAGAAAGAGAAGGTCAAGGTCAAAAAAGAGGAGAAGCACACGCCGGAACCGGAACAGCCGCCGCTGATCCTGGCTTTGAACCTGATGCCCGATGCCAAAACGGTGGAGGATCTGATGTGCCTTGTGGAGCGTTACCCGGGCAAGCGTCCTCTGGAACTCCGAATCAAGTCAAAGCTGGCAGATGTGATCATCGAATCAAAATGGAAAGTGAGCGAAATGATCCTTGGAGAGGCGAAGGAACTGGGTGTGTATCTCGAAGAGAGTTTGAGTGTTGAATAA
- a CDS encoding DJ-1 family glyoxalase III produces the protein MASVLIPLAKGFEELEAVALIDVMRRGGIEVRVAYLEDEMQSDLVLGANGITVKADTSIKNVISDDFDMMVLPGGWGGTYALAENTRVQELLREFKAKKIVGAMCAAPFALKQAGVLGERYTAYPGAVEEIDHPGYVADEKVVEDGNVMTSQGPGTAVCFGLAIVKRLVGEESMQAVKEGMLLGYC, from the coding sequence ATGGCAAGCGTATTGATACCATTGGCAAAAGGATTTGAAGAACTCGAAGCGGTCGCGCTCATTGATGTAATGCGTCGCGGCGGCATTGAAGTACGTGTGGCGTATCTTGAAGATGAAATGCAAAGTGACCTGGTGCTGGGTGCCAACGGCATCACCGTCAAAGCGGATACATCCATCAAAAATGTCATTTCCGATGACTTCGATATGATGGTACTTCCCGGAGGGTGGGGCGGTACCTATGCACTGGCGGAAAATACCAGAGTGCAGGAACTGCTCAGAGAGTTTAAAGCTAAAAAGATCGTCGGTGCCATGTGTGCTGCACCGTTCGCTTTAAAACAAGCCGGTGTATTGGGTGAAAGATATACCGCGTATCCCGGTGCGGTAGAAGAGATAGACCATCCCGGCTATGTAGCGGACGAAAAAGTTGTGGAAGATGGAAATGTCATGACTTCACAGGGGCCGGGAACGGCAGTGTGTTTCGGTCTGGCCATTGTCAAAAGACTGGTAGGTGAAGAGAGTATGCAGGCTGTGAAAGAGGGAATGCTTTTGGGATACTGCTAA
- a CDS encoding NAD(P)-binding domain-containing protein, producing the protein MENVYDLIIIGGGPGGIGSAVEAKVLGLEKVLMIEKMDNHSHTIRKFYKDMKRVDKDWQGQAVDMEGNVEFTDGTKESTLDFFDRQLDDEKIDTRFNCAVEKVEKRDGLFHVISGCGEDMAKNVIVAIGRMGKPNKPSYKIPPSLRSQINFNLDKCSNGEHILVVGGGDSAVEYACELSATNEVTLNYRREDLTRPNPTNQEMIAEYCDNEAVRLKLGVDIESLEGEHGQVKVNFTDGPELFDRVIYAIGGTTPKDFLKSCGITLDETGEPIFDDNYESEVPGLYIAGDIVFNSGGSIAIALNHGYRIINHILSKEN; encoded by the coding sequence ATGGAAAATGTATATGATCTGATCATAATCGGCGGTGGACCTGGAGGTATAGGGTCTGCAGTAGAAGCGAAAGTGCTTGGACTTGAAAAAGTACTGATGATAGAAAAAATGGATAACCACTCACATACCATCCGTAAATTCTACAAAGATATGAAGCGTGTCGACAAGGACTGGCAGGGTCAGGCAGTGGATATGGAAGGCAATGTCGAATTCACCGACGGTACCAAAGAGAGTACGCTTGATTTCTTTGACCGACAGTTGGATGATGAAAAGATCGATACCCGTTTTAACTGTGCGGTCGAAAAGGTCGAAAAAAGAGATGGACTTTTTCATGTTATTTCCGGCTGTGGCGAAGATATGGCAAAAAATGTCATTGTTGCTATCGGACGGATGGGAAAACCGAATAAACCTTCCTATAAAATTCCCCCTTCATTGAGATCACAGATCAATTTCAATCTTGACAAATGCAGTAACGGAGAACATATACTCGTTGTCGGAGGCGGGGATAGTGCAGTGGAGTATGCCTGTGAACTGAGTGCAACGAACGAAGTGACACTCAACTACAGACGTGAAGATCTGACGCGCCCCAATCCGACCAATCAGGAGATGATCGCAGAATATTGTGACAATGAAGCGGTCAGATTGAAACTGGGTGTGGATATTGAAAGCCTGGAAGGTGAACACGGACAGGTCAAAGTCAATTTCACGGACGGCCCGGAACTTTTTGACAGGGTTATTTATGCCATAGGCGGGACCACCCCGAAAGATTTTCTTAAAAGCTGCGGTATCACCCTGGATGAAACGGGTGAACCTATTTTCGATGATAACTACGAGAGTGAAGTCCCCGGGCTCTACATTGCAGGTGATATCGTGTTCAACAGTGGCGGGAGTATTGCCATCGCTTTGAACCACGGATACAGGATCATCAATCATATTTTAAGTAAGGAGAATTAA
- a CDS encoding malate dehydrogenase yields the protein MHRRKVGIIGAGAVGATAAYSLCMMGTCNEIVLFDIAEGVAKGKAIDIAQSSHYAPNSTIVTAAESPADVNDCDIVVITAGVPRKGDMTREDLLMINAKIMKTVVEDVKTYSPDAVIICVSNPLDVMTYVIQRMTGWERNRIIGMAGALDGARMAYQIYNKLGYGAGQIGTLVIGDHGQNMIPLPQKVQVGDVPVNELLSKAEMEEIIERTRTGGAEIVKHLGTSGYYAPGRAIAHMVEALLNDSRIVVSSSVLLDGEYGYSDVTVGVPVVLGKNGVEKIIEIDLDSETREKFKISVDSINENIAILKQNKFFD from the coding sequence ATGCATAGACGTAAAGTAGGGATCATCGGCGCGGGAGCGGTCGGTGCGACAGCAGCATACAGTCTGTGCATGATGGGAACGTGTAATGAGATCGTTCTTTTTGACATTGCCGAAGGTGTGGCTAAAGGAAAGGCCATCGACATCGCGCAGTCAAGCCATTATGCACCCAACAGTACCATCGTTACTGCGGCAGAAAGCCCGGCAGATGTCAATGACTGTGACATCGTTGTCATTACCGCTGGCGTTCCGCGTAAAGGTGATATGACACGTGAAGACCTGCTGATGATCAATGCAAAGATCATGAAGACAGTGGTGGAAGATGTCAAGACGTATTCTCCCGATGCCGTGATCATCTGTGTCTCCAATCCACTGGATGTCATGACTTATGTTATTCAGAGGATGACAGGCTGGGAGCGTAACCGTATCATCGGTATGGCAGGTGCACTTGACGGTGCCAGAATGGCCTATCAGATCTACAATAAACTCGGTTACGGTGCTGGACAGATCGGTACTTTGGTGATCGGTGATCACGGACAGAACATGATCCCTCTGCCCCAGAAAGTACAGGTGGGTGATGTACCGGTGAATGAACTGTTGAGCAAAGCAGAGATGGAAGAGATCATCGAGCGTACACGAACGGGTGGTGCGGAGATCGTTAAACATCTGGGTACTTCGGGCTATTATGCCCCTGGCCGTGCCATCGCACATATGGTAGAAGCATTGTTGAATGACAGCAGGATCGTAGTTTCTTCTTCCGTACTTCTGGATGGTGAATACGGGTATAGTGATGTGACAGTAGGCGTGCCTGTAGTACTGGGAAAGAACGGTGTAGAGAAGATCATTGAGATCGATCTGGACAGTGAGACCAGAGAAAAGTTTAAAATATCAGTAGATTCCATCAATGAGAATATCGCTATTTTAAAACAGAATAAATTTTTTGACTAA
- a CDS encoding malate dehydrogenase — protein sequence MAKGKKVTVIGTGNFGSTVAFILAMNGSCHHVMLRGRNYDVAKGKALDMSQAANAARQHTIVKAAKGPEDMEGSDVVIITAGAPRTPGMSRDDLLFKNADIVKCYSREIKEYAPDAIVIVVSNPLDVMTYVALKETGFPRQRVLGMAGILDAARMAHFIYEKLEYGAGQIRATVMGGHGDTMVPLPKFTTVAGVPIEDLLDSEEIGEIVRKTRNGGAEIVNLLGDGSAYYAPAKSTTVMVEAILKDTNQIHSCAIMLKNDYGYSDIVSGVPVMIGAGGAEKVINMTLKPLQQTRFKNSVASVQEMVDTLYEANFFDDDKK from the coding sequence ATGGCAAAAGGAAAAAAAGTAACGGTAATCGGTACAGGTAATTTTGGTTCAACGGTCGCATTCATTCTTGCAATGAACGGTTCGTGTCACCATGTCATGCTCAGAGGTCGTAACTACGATGTCGCTAAAGGTAAAGCGCTGGACATGTCACAGGCAGCCAATGCTGCAAGACAGCATACCATCGTCAAAGCGGCTAAAGGGCCTGAAGATATGGAAGGCTCCGATGTAGTCATCATCACTGCGGGTGCACCAAGAACACCGGGTATGAGCAGGGATGACCTTCTTTTTAAAAATGCAGATATCGTTAAATGCTATTCAAGAGAGATAAAAGAGTATGCTCCCGATGCAATCGTGATCGTTGTATCTAACCCCCTGGATGTCATGACCTATGTGGCACTCAAAGAGACTGGCTTCCCGAGACAACGTGTACTTGGTATGGCGGGGATACTCGATGCCGCGAGAATGGCGCACTTCATTTATGAAAAACTTGAGTACGGTGCCGGTCAGATCCGTGCAACGGTCATGGGTGGACACGGAGATACCATGGTACCGCTTCCAAAGTTCACCACGGTTGCCGGTGTACCTATTGAAGACCTTCTGGACTCGGAAGAGATCGGTGAGATCGTCAGAAAAACAAGGAACGGCGGTGCGGAGATTGTAAATCTTCTGGGTGACGGTTCGGCCTATTATGCACCGGCAAAATCCACGACAGTAATGGTCGAGGCGATACTCAAAGATACCAACCAGATCCACTCCTGTGCCATTATGCTGAAAAATGATTACGGCTATTCCGATATTGTTTCAGGTGTGCCTGTCATGATTGGAGCAGGCGGTGCGGAAAAGGTCATCAATATGACACTCAAACCGCTGCAGCAGACACGTTTCAAAAATTCGGTCGCTTCCGTCCAGGAGATGGTCGATACCCTGTATGAAGCCAATTTCTTTGACGACGACAAGAAGTAG
- a CDS encoding NADP-dependent isocitrate dehydrogenase has translation MSKPTIIWSKIDEAPALATYSLLPIVSKFTNAAGVDVKTSDISLAGRVLAAMGLAEDELSKLGELVHKPEANIIKLPNISASIGQLKECIAELQSQGFDIPDFPENPETEEEKAIRAKYNPCLGSAVNPVLREGNSDRRAAAAVKKYAQQHPHRLKPFAENSKAYVAHMEGNGDFYGNEKSVTMDKAQTVKILLNGKELKTIDALESEILDATFMSAKALRAFIKKTIDDAKANGVLWSIHLKATMMKISDPIMFGHAFEVFFQEVFDKYADVFKELEVNPNLGMSDLEKKIAGHAKEAEIKAAFQAVVDADAPKIAMVDSDKGQTNFNASNDVIIDASMPVVVREGGKQWDRNGDAVECVAVIPDSTYAMFHQEMVADCVKNGQYDVTTMGNVANVGLMAQKAEEYGSHPTTFEIAEAGTVDVVNENGDVLMSHEVEAGDIWRMSRAKDIPIKDWVRLAVERAKLTGLPTVFWLDENRAHDAEMIKKVNKYLKEHDTTGLDIKIMDVAAATRYTNERVRAGKDTISVTGNVLRDHLTDMYPILELGTSAKMLSIVPLLAGGGLFETGAGGSAPKHVDQFLAEGHLRWDSLGEFLALAESLRMEYQKSEDSKIGALTEALDKANQGYLDNDKAPSRKACEPDNKASHYWVARYWAEALSTQTADVALAEKFAQVADALVKNEEKILSELLAAEGSAKDIGGYYHPNDSKAEAAMRPSETLNSIIDAI, from the coding sequence ATGTCTAAACCAACTATTATATGGTCAAAAATCGATGAAGCTCCGGCTTTGGCAACCTATTCACTTCTTCCGATCGTAAGCAAATTTACGAATGCGGCAGGTGTCGATGTGAAAACAAGCGATATCTCTCTTGCAGGAAGAGTACTTGCTGCTATGGGCCTGGCTGAAGATGAACTTTCAAAGTTGGGTGAATTGGTACATAAACCTGAGGCGAACATTATTAAACTCCCAAATATTTCAGCCTCTATCGGTCAGCTCAAAGAGTGTATCGCTGAGCTGCAGTCTCAGGGATTCGATATTCCTGATTTTCCGGAAAACCCTGAAACAGAAGAAGAAAAAGCGATCAGAGCAAAGTATAACCCTTGTCTCGGATCTGCGGTTAACCCGGTACTGAGAGAAGGAAACTCTGACAGACGTGCAGCAGCAGCGGTTAAAAAGTATGCACAGCAGCATCCGCACAGACTCAAGCCGTTTGCTGAGAACTCCAAAGCGTATGTTGCGCATATGGAAGGTAACGGGGATTTCTACGGTAATGAGAAGTCAGTGACTATGGATAAGGCACAAACAGTCAAGATCCTGCTGAACGGTAAAGAGCTTAAAACGATCGATGCACTTGAGAGTGAGATCCTTGATGCAACTTTCATGTCAGCCAAAGCACTCAGAGCGTTCATCAAAAAAACGATTGATGATGCAAAAGCGAACGGTGTACTCTGGTCGATCCACCTCAAAGCTACAATGATGAAGATCTCTGACCCGATCATGTTCGGTCATGCCTTTGAAGTATTCTTCCAGGAAGTGTTCGACAAGTATGCAGATGTTTTCAAAGAACTTGAAGTCAACCCTAACCTTGGTATGTCAGACCTTGAGAAGAAGATCGCCGGCCATGCAAAAGAAGCTGAGATCAAAGCGGCATTCCAGGCAGTGGTGGATGCCGATGCTCCAAAGATCGCAATGGTCGATTCTGACAAAGGTCAGACGAACTTCAACGCTTCCAACGATGTGATCATCGATGCTTCTATGCCGGTAGTGGTAAGAGAGGGTGGTAAGCAGTGGGATAGAAACGGAGATGCAGTTGAATGTGTAGCGGTCATCCCTGACAGTACCTACGCAATGTTCCACCAGGAAATGGTAGCGGACTGTGTAAAGAATGGTCAATATGATGTCACAACGATGGGTAATGTTGCAAACGTTGGTCTTATGGCACAAAAAGCGGAAGAGTACGGTTCTCACCCGACTACATTCGAAATCGCTGAAGCCGGGACGGTTGATGTTGTCAATGAGAACGGTGATGTATTGATGAGCCATGAAGTAGAGGCTGGAGATATCTGGAGAATGTCACGTGCCAAAGACATCCCGATCAAAGACTGGGTAAGACTTGCCGTTGAAAGAGCGAAACTGACGGGTCTCCCGACTGTCTTCTGGCTGGATGAAAACAGAGCACACGATGCAGAAATGATCAAGAAGGTCAACAAGTATCTTAAAGAACATGATACAACAGGTCTTGATATCAAGATCATGGATGTAGCTGCAGCAACAAGATACACCAACGAAAGAGTAAGAGCAGGTAAAGATACCATCTCAGTAACAGGAAACGTTCTCAGAGACCACCTGACAGACATGTATCCGATCCTTGAACTTGGTACTTCTGCAAAAATGCTTTCTATCGTTCCACTGCTTGCAGGTGGCGGTCTGTTTGAAACAGGTGCGGGCGGTTCAGCACCGAAGCATGTAGACCAGTTCCTTGCAGAAGGTCACCTAAGATGGGATTCACTTGGTGAGTTCCTTGCCTTGGCTGAATCACTCAGAATGGAATACCAGAAATCCGAAGACAGCAAGATCGGTGCATTGACAGAAGCGCTTGACAAAGCGAACCAGGGATACCTTGACAATGACAAGGCACCGTCAAGAAAAGCGTGTGAGCCGGACAATAAGGCATCTCACTACTGGGTAGCACGTTACTGGGCGGAAGCGCTGAGTACGCAAACAGCTGATGTTGCGCTTGCCGAGAAGTTCGCACAGGTAGCGGATGCACTGGTCAAAAACGAAGAAAAGATTCTTTCCGAACTTCTTGCGGCTGAAGGTTCTGCAAAAGACATCGGTGGTTATTACCATCCGAATGATTCCAAAGCGGAAGCGGCAATGAGACCGTCTGAAACACTCAACAGCATCATTGATGCTATCTAA
- a CDS encoding fumarate hydratase, translating to MREIEFDEVVKAVRDIIVHCGTDLPQGTYDALKEAMETEKSPVSKEVIRQILENADIAKDEKRPLCQDTGLAVFFVKVGDEVKIRGGLLKDAINKGTEQGYTDAYLRASTCEPFSRANLKDTVGYNLPAIIHFDIVAGDKIDIEYAAKGGGSENVSRARVFPPAAGKEGIVNYVKEVISDAGGNPCPPITVGVGIGGTFEKACISSKHALFRDIGSVNEDPEMAELEGIILEEINKLGIGAMGMGGTKTALAVHIESNPCHIASLPVSVNVQCHSSRHTHITI from the coding sequence ATGAGAGAGATTGAATTTGACGAAGTAGTAAAAGCGGTAAGAGATATTATCGTTCATTGCGGTACGGACCTTCCTCAGGGTACCTATGATGCGCTCAAAGAGGCGATGGAAACTGAAAAATCACCTGTCAGTAAAGAGGTGATCCGACAGATTCTTGAGAATGCTGATATCGCGAAAGATGAAAAAAGGCCGCTTTGTCAGGATACAGGATTGGCAGTATTCTTTGTCAAGGTCGGTGATGAGGTGAAGATCAGGGGCGGATTGCTCAAAGATGCCATCAATAAAGGGACGGAACAGGGCTATACAGATGCTTACCTCAGGGCATCCACCTGTGAACCGTTCTCTCGTGCGAACCTGAAAGATACAGTAGGGTATAACCTGCCTGCTATCATTCATTTCGATATCGTTGCAGGGGATAAAATAGATATTGAGTACGCAGCCAAAGGCGGTGGTTCCGAAAATGTTTCAAGAGCGAGAGTGTTCCCTCCTGCCGCTGGTAAAGAGGGGATCGTCAATTATGTCAAAGAGGTGATCTCAGATGCGGGCGGGAACCCCTGTCCTCCTATTACTGTGGGTGTTGGGATCGGCGGTACTTTCGAGAAGGCGTGTATCTCTTCCAAGCATGCACTGTTCAGAGATATTGGCTCCGTGAACGAAGACCCTGAAATGGCAGAGCTTGAAGGAATCATCCTTGAAGAGATCAACAAGCTGGGTATCGGTGCGATGGGAATGGGTGGAACCAAGACGGCACTGGCTGTACACATCGAATCCAACCCCTGTCATATTGCTTCATTGCCGGTTTCAGTCAATGTACAGTGTCACTCGTCAAGACATACACATATTACGATATAA